A single window of Girardinichthys multiradiatus isolate DD_20200921_A chromosome 15, DD_fGirMul_XY1, whole genome shotgun sequence DNA harbors:
- the mrps18a gene encoding 39S ribosomal protein S18a, mitochondrial has protein sequence MAARSLLKSVWNSFAGLKQGFTGTSVSPLRRVNVPQISAVAIQTRGVRQVVEKKDGKTITIEGHILDIPAGPQPPNPTAKCPIYRWNLQHKYNYTDVLLLSQFIRSDGGMLPRRITGLCLEEHRKIAICVQMAHRAGLLPDHKPKLPEGHVPKRPKPQLNRYLTRWSIDSVKPIYKRGLKWCKKRMDVGHPSLRNNVRYGVKPLYLKH, from the exons ATGGCGGCCCGCAGTTTGCTAAAGTCTGTATGGAACTCATTTGCGGGGTTAAAACAGGGTTTCACTGGGACCAGCGTTAGTCCACTCCGGAGGGTTAATGTTCCCCAGATATCTGCGGTAGCCATCCAGACCAGAGGGGTTCGTCAAG TGGTGGAGAAGAAAGATGGCAAAACAATAACG ATTGAGGGACACATCCTAGATATACCTGCAGGACCACAGCCTCCAAATCCCACAGCAAAGTGCCCTATCTACAGATGGAACCTGCAGCACAAATACAACTACACT GACGTCTTATTGCTCAGTCAGTTCATCAGGTCAGATGGAGGGATGCTGCCCAGGCGGATAACTGGTCTTTGTCTGGAGGAGCATCGCAAGATTGCCATCTGTGTGCAGATGGCGCACAGAGCAG GTCTGCTTCCTGACCACAAACCCAAACTTCCAGAGGGTCATGTCCCAAAGAGGCCCAAACCCCAACTGAACAG GTACTTGACTCGCTGGTCCATTGACTCGGTGAAACCTATCTATAAGAGGGGACTGAAGTGGTGCAAGAAGCGCATGGATGTCGGTCACCCGTCACTGAGGAACAATGTTCGCTATGGtgtgaagcctctgtacttaAAGCACTGA
- the rsph9 gene encoding radial spoke head protein 9 homolog, whose protein sequence is MDSNSLYYSLDLVASSGRVLTVEQRTALHTSLLILKKNYKFQRVMFWGKILGIKRDYFIAQGRGEDEIKDQKYLYSLNCIDWLLLPFTTESMIEEVSKAAKGHFIGDPSFVYEQKIQGDREETAEENKMTTVNEEKRLAVTVKHIDEDVSVVPRGAFIRSPLGLVQINRSFNGLSESEARKLENFLHFREQKNGNNKSIEEMGEWSPAIDFLDVLSDEVPAGSWSLQFECASRVCVLRSLLWLGLTFYHVPMTSQHGYVYIGNGLKNLDLPFML, encoded by the exons ATGGACTCGAATTCGCTGTACTATTCTCTGGACCTCGTTGCCAGCAGTGGACGTGTTTTAACAGTCGAGCAGAGAACCGCTCTTCATACGTCTCTGCTGATCCTGAAGAAAAACTACAAGTTCCAGCGGGTCATGTTCTGGGGCAAAATACTGGGAATAAAGCGGGACTACTTCATTGCTCAAGGGAGAGGTGAAGATGAGATAAAAGATCAAAAGTATCTGTATAG CCTCAACTGCATAGACTGGCTTCTTCTTCCTTTTACCACCGAGTCTATGATTGAAGAAGTGTCCAAAGCTGCTAAGGGTCATTTCATAGGAGACCCCTCTTTTGTGTATGAACAAAAAATCCAGGGAGATAGAGAGGAGACTGCAGAGGAGAATAAGATG ACCACGGTGAACGAGGAGAAGCGGCTGGCAGTGACTGTTAAGCACATCGATGAAGACGTGTCTGTGGTACCCCGAGGTGCCTTTATCAGGAGTCCACTTGGCCTTGTCCAGATTAACCGCAGTTTCAATG GTCTTTCTGAATCAGAGGCAAGGAAGCTTGAAAATTTTCTGCACTTCCGTGAACAGAAGAATGGAAACAACAAATCCATCGAAGAGATGGGTGAATGGAGCCCAGCCATCGACTTCCTGGATGTCCTTAGTGACGAAGTTCCTGCAG gaTCGTGGAGTCTTCAGTTTGAGTGCGCCAGCAGAGTGTGCGTGCTGCGCAGCCTCCTGTGGCTTGGACTCACTTTCTACCATGTGCCAATGACGTCACAGCATGGATACGTCTACATCGGCAATGGGCTGAAAAACCTCGACCTTCCTTTCATGCTGTAA